A section of the Lutra lutra chromosome 3, mLutLut1.2, whole genome shotgun sequence genome encodes:
- the IHH gene encoding indian hedgehog protein has protein sequence MSPARLRPRLQFCLLLLLLLVPAARGCGPGRVVGSRRRPPRKLVPLAYKQFSPNVPEKTLGASGRYEGKIARSSERFKELTPNYNPDIIFKDEENTGADRLMTQRCKDRLNSLAISVMNQWPGVKLRVTEGWDEDGHHSEESLHYEGRAVDITTSDRDRNKYGLLARLAVEAGFDWVYYESKAHVHCSVKSEHSAAAKTGGCFPAGAQVRLESGARVALSAVRPGDRVLAMGEDGNPTFSDVLIFLDREPDRLRAFRVIETQDPPRRLALTPAHLLFTSNNHTEPAAHFRATFASQVQPGQYVLVAGVPGLQAARVAAVSTHVAVGAYAPLTRHGTLVVEDVVASCFAAVADHRLAQLAFWPLRLFHSSVWGSWTPGEGVHWYPRLLYRLGRLLLEEGSFHSLGMAGPGS, from the exons ATGTCTCCCGCCCGGCTCCGGCCCCGACTGCAGTTCtgcctgctcctgctgctgctgctggtgccGGCGGCGCGGGGCTGCGGGCCGGGCCGGGTGGTGGGCAGCCGGCGGCGGCCGCCGCGCAAGCTCGTGCCGCTCGCCTACAAGCAGTTCAGCCCCAACGTGCCCGAGAAGACCCTGGGCGCCAGCGGGCGCTATGAAGGCAAGATCGCGCGCAGCTCGGAGCGCTTCAAGGAGCTCACCCCCAACTACAATCCCGACATCATCTTCAAGGACGAGGAGAACACGGGCGCCGACCGCCTCATGACCCAG CGCTGCAAGGACCGCCTGAACTCTCTGGCCATCTCAGTGATGAACCAGTGGCCTGGCGTGAAGCTGCGAGTGACTGAAGGCTGGGACGAGGACGGTCACCACTCGGAGGAGTCGCTGCACTATGAGGGCCGCGCGGTGGACATTACTACTTCAGACCGCGACCGCAATAAGTACGGACTGCTGGCTCGCCTGGCCGTGGAGGCCGGCTTCGACTGGGTGTATTACGAGTCCAAGGCCCACGTGCATTGCTCCGTCAAGTCCG AGCACTCAGCTGCGGCCAAGACAGGAGGCTGCTTTCCTGCCGGAGCCCAGGTGCGCCTGGAGAGTGGGGCACGTGTGGCCTTGTCGGCCGTGAGGCCTGGAGACCGGGTGCTGGCCATGGGGGAGGATGGGAACCCCACCTTCAGCGACGTGCTCATTTTCCTGGACCGTGAGCCAGACAGGCTGAGGGCCTTCCGGGTCATCGAGACCCAGGACCCCCCGCGCCGCCTGGCACTCACGCCTGCCCACCTGCTCTTCACCTCCAACAATCACACGGAACCAGCGGCCCACTTCCGGGCCACCTTTGCCAGCCAAGTGCAGCCTGGCCAGTACGTGCTGGTGGCTGGGGTGCCAGGCCTGCAGGCCGCCCGAGTGGCGGCTGTCTCCACACACGTGGCAGTGGGGGCCTACGCCCCACTAACCAGACACGGGACGCTGGTGGTGGAGGACGTGGTGGCTTCCTGCTTCGCGGCCGTGGCTGACCACCGTCTGGCTCAGTTGGCCTTTTGGCCCCTGCGACTGTTTCACAGCTCAGTGTGGGGCAGCTGGACCCCGGGAGAGGGCGTGCACTGGTACCCTCGGCTGCTCTACCGTCTGGGACGGCTCCTGCTGGAAGAGGGCAGTTTCCACTCACTGGGCATGGCCGGGCCAGGGAGCTGA